The sequence below is a genomic window from Anopheles cruzii chromosome 3, idAnoCruzAS_RS32_06, whole genome shotgun sequence.
atacaaaaatatGTGCGGTCGTATGTGTTTGTTAGTATTTCAACGTAATTATACAATTGCACACCATTCACAACTcaaattattgattttcgaGCAGGTCCCTGAAGGCAAAGGAGTTGAAAGATTACTGCCAGTACCAAAAAACGCGCGAAAGTGAAGTGGAACACCCGCGTTATCACAAGGAGTTCAACTGCGGCAAAAAGTATGAGCCGTCTTTTAATGTAGCTCCAACCGATGTTACACCGGTTCTGGTATCGGCAATTCACTTTGATGAATCGGCGGATGCAGCTGACCAACTGTTGGTCCCGATGATGTGGGGTATGGTGCCTCGCTGGCACAATGGAGACTATCGAAAGCACGGTCTCAGTACCATTAATTGCCGCCGGGAAGGTCTATCCTCCTCCACACTATATGGTCCACCTATGGAAGCTGGAAAACGATGCGTAGTACTTTGCGAAGGTATTTTTGCCTGGCAAGGTAAAAATCGTTCCAAAAAACGAGGCGAGAGACCAGTATTTTACGTCTACATGCTGCAGGACGAGAAAGTAAAGGTGGAAGATAGAGCAACGTGGGATTTGGCAGATGGCCATTTAAAGCTGCTGCGTATGGCAGGCCTGTTCGACGAATGGGAAgatgaaaacggaaacaagCTGTACAGCTACACGGTAATCACTCTGGAAGCCAAGG
It includes:
- the LOC128273958 gene encoding abasic site processing protein HMCES-like, which encodes MCGRMCLSLKAKELKDYCQYQKTRESEVEHPRYHKEFNCGKKYEPSFNVAPTDVTPVLVSAIHFDESADAADQLLVPMMWGMVPRWHNGDYRKHGLSTINCRREGLSSSTLYGPPMEAGKRCVVLCEGIFAWQGKNRSKKRGERPVFYVYMLQDEKVKVEDRATWDLADGHLKLLRMAGLFDEWEDENGNKLYSYTVITLEAKGQFAEINQRSPAILETDEQVSDWLDYNRVPADRALSMLQPCEAIRRHRVSNYVNNPRHKSDQCNKPVPVLQMVATRPIATPENVFMLSWLRKGKQKETS